The following proteins are encoded in a genomic region of Candidatus Binatus sp.:
- a CDS encoding enoyl-CoA hydratase-related protein: MDLKTVLYEKHDRIAKVTLNRPRYKNAQSRLMLEEMDQAFLDANADDDVRVIILAGAGESFCSGHDLGTPEDKEDNARRPFPKGVRGEYARSRQLFLDNTLRWRDLDKPTIAQVQGLCIFGGWMFAAAMDLVVASDDAKFLPSLLQYFSIPWDMPPRKAKEILFQSRFVAAEEAARLGFVNIVVPRAELEAETMALANRIAESDRFTLRMLKWAINSAQDEMGYSNAIRNAHSHHMVLGLGGFMKAQMQGKGLPKRMPGVEQALKKLQK, translated from the coding sequence ATGGACTTAAAGACGGTTCTCTACGAAAAGCACGATCGCATCGCGAAGGTCACGCTCAATCGTCCGCGCTACAAAAACGCGCAATCGCGCCTGATGCTCGAGGAAATGGATCAGGCGTTCCTCGACGCCAACGCCGACGACGATGTCCGCGTGATCATCCTCGCCGGCGCGGGCGAAAGTTTCTGCTCGGGCCACGATCTCGGCACGCCCGAGGACAAGGAGGACAATGCGCGCCGGCCGTTCCCCAAGGGCGTGCGCGGCGAGTACGCGCGCTCGCGCCAGTTGTTCCTCGACAACACGCTCCGGTGGCGCGATCTCGACAAGCCGACGATCGCGCAGGTGCAGGGCCTCTGCATCTTCGGCGGATGGATGTTTGCCGCCGCGATGGATCTGGTCGTCGCCTCCGACGACGCCAAGTTCCTGCCGTCGCTGCTGCAATACTTCTCGATCCCGTGGGACATGCCGCCGCGCAAGGCCAAGGAAATTCTTTTTCAGAGCCGCTTCGTCGCGGCCGAAGAGGCGGCGCGCCTGGGCTTCGTGAATATCGTGGTGCCGCGCGCCGAGCTCGAGGCCGAGACGATGGCGCTCGCCAATCGAATCGCCGAGAGCGACCGTTTCACGCTCCGCATGCTCAAATGGGCGATCAATTCCGCGCAGGACGAGATGGGCTACAGCAACGCGATTCGCAACGCCCACTCGCATCACATGGTGCTCGGCCTCGGCGGCTTCATGAAGGCGCAGATGCAGGGAAAAGGGCTGCCCAAGCGGATGCCGGGGGTCGAGCAGGCACTCAAGAAATTGCAAAAATAG
- a CDS encoding L,D-transpeptidase has product MARALYRTIAASLLIALIAKSADAFLWFGSGPTATVTATPTSSPTPTTSSSPTPSRTPTKTPIPKATPAPLAHNVVGGEFDFIAGNHTSFSRIGSRFGIGPKLLARENGRLMTDKVNEGDTIHIDNRHVAPVEITNGIIINLPQRMVFHFEDGRVDGTFPAAVGRPEKKWQTLTGKFKIVQLREDPTWRVPASIQDEMEAEGKEVVDEVEPGPDNPLGKFWIGLSLPVLGIHGTNRPLSIYSYRTHGCIRLHPDDIEALYDEVDLGESGEVVYLPLMLARLDDGRVFLESQRDIYRRGTGGIDAVRALAGANHISESIDWVKAEAVVNDMDGIARDISTAPVSSASIATGAAK; this is encoded by the coding sequence TTGGCGCGCGCGCTTTACCGAACGATCGCGGCTTCCCTCTTGATCGCGTTGATCGCGAAGAGCGCCGACGCCTTTCTTTGGTTCGGCTCGGGTCCGACCGCGACCGTCACCGCGACGCCGACCTCGTCGCCGACCCCAACCACTTCCAGCTCGCCGACACCGTCGCGCACGCCGACCAAAACTCCGATCCCCAAGGCGACGCCCGCGCCGCTTGCACACAACGTCGTCGGCGGCGAGTTCGATTTCATCGCCGGCAATCATACTTCGTTTTCCAGGATTGGCTCGCGCTTCGGCATCGGCCCGAAACTCCTCGCGCGCGAAAACGGCCGGCTGATGACAGACAAGGTCAACGAAGGCGACACCATTCATATCGACAATCGCCACGTGGCGCCGGTCGAGATCACCAACGGGATCATCATCAATCTGCCGCAGCGGATGGTGTTTCACTTCGAGGACGGCCGGGTCGATGGGACCTTTCCGGCGGCGGTCGGACGACCCGAGAAGAAGTGGCAGACGCTGACCGGGAAATTCAAAATCGTGCAACTGCGCGAGGATCCGACCTGGCGCGTGCCCGCGTCGATTCAGGATGAAATGGAAGCCGAGGGCAAGGAAGTCGTCGATGAGGTCGAGCCCGGCCCCGACAATCCGCTCGGCAAATTCTGGATCGGGCTGAGCCTGCCGGTGCTCGGGATTCACGGCACCAATCGCCCGCTCAGCATCTACAGCTATCGCACCCACGGTTGCATCCGGCTGCATCCCGACGATATCGAGGCGCTGTATGATGAAGTCGATCTCGGCGAATCGGGCGAGGTCGTTTACCTGCCGCTGATGCTCGCGAGACTTGACGACGGTCGAGTTTTCCTTGAGAGTCAACGCGATATCTACCGGCGCGGGACCGGCGGTATCGACGCGGTGCGGGCACTTGCAGGCGCCAATCATATCAGCGAGTCGATCGATTGGGTTAAGGCGGAGGCGGTGGTGAACGACATGGATGGAATCGCGCGCGACATCTCGACAGCGCCGGTAAGCTCGGCCTCGATCGCAACCGGCGCGGCTAAATGA
- a CDS encoding DUF882 domain-containing protein, with the protein MKTPVGRPVVERTAITRRRFFALGALATAQLIVPGIAMARTRVRLRQRSLKFYNLHTGESLKTTYWVNGEYRPEQLERVNYILRDFRANEIKPIDPSLLDLLANIHRRIGSSHPFQIISGYRSPITNAMLHANSEGVAVHSLHLDGKAIDICVEGRSLSQIRRAAWSLQGGGVGYYPRSGFVHVDTGRVRWW; encoded by the coding sequence ATGAAAACTCCAGTCGGGCGGCCCGTCGTGGAAAGGACGGCGATCACGCGCCGGCGCTTTTTTGCCTTAGGCGCGCTCGCAACCGCGCAACTGATCGTACCGGGTATCGCGATGGCGCGGACCCGCGTGCGCCTCCGTCAGCGAAGTCTGAAATTCTACAATCTGCACACTGGCGAGAGTCTCAAGACCACCTACTGGGTCAACGGCGAGTATCGGCCCGAGCAACTCGAGCGGGTGAACTATATCCTGCGCGATTTCCGCGCCAACGAGATCAAGCCGATCGATCCTTCGCTGCTCGATCTGCTGGCCAACATCCACCGGCGAATCGGCTCTTCGCATCCGTTCCAGATTATTTCCGGTTATCGCTCGCCGATCACCAACGCGATGCTGCACGCGAACAGCGAAGGCGTTGCGGTGCATAGCCTCCACCTCGACGGCAAGGCGATCGATATCTGCGTAGAGGGCCGCAGCCTTTCACAGATACGGCGCGCAGCTTGGAGCTTGCAAGGCGGAGGCGTCGGCTACTATCCACGCTCGGGCTTCGTGCACGTCGATACCGGCCGCGTCCGCTGGTGGTAG
- a CDS encoding redoxin domain-containing protein: MNEQEVLAVGQAAPDFSIADSAGATRTLSELVSGGPCVLIFYRGHW, encoded by the coding sequence ATGAACGAGCAAGAAGTTCTGGCGGTCGGGCAGGCAGCTCCCGACTTTTCGATTGCCGACTCGGCTGGCGCCACGCGGACCCTTTCCGAACTGGTGTCGGGCGGTCCGTGCGTGCTGATATTTTACCGCGGCCATTGGTGA
- a CDS encoding PhzF family phenazine biosynthesis protein, translating into MQPENTDWLAFIIRAESRDAAQILIHTGDVFTAKRFGGNQLAIFTDAAGLSATEMQSLAHELNFSESTFVSAPEIAAAVRRVRIFTPRVELPMAGHPTVGTAWVLASRGEIVLEGPSTVAILQLEIGPISVAVEGVHRQPEFVWMTHREPTYGAIRDDRARIASALGIDPADIRGDLPIQIVSTGVPFLFVPIKSVEALGRCAPNGPALAALFDAHEEKLALHMFAIGDSREFGVRARMFAPHTVGIAEDPATGGAAGPFGA; encoded by the coding sequence ATCCAACCAGAAAATACGGATTGGCTCGCGTTTATCATCAGGGCAGAATCGCGTGATGCCGCGCAGATACTCATTCATACTGGTGACGTTTTCACCGCGAAGCGATTCGGCGGAAACCAGCTCGCAATTTTCACCGACGCCGCCGGGCTGAGCGCAACCGAGATGCAATCGCTGGCGCACGAACTCAATTTCAGCGAATCGACTTTTGTGTCCGCGCCCGAAATCGCAGCCGCGGTTCGCCGAGTGAGAATTTTCACGCCGAGAGTCGAGCTGCCGATGGCGGGGCATCCGACGGTCGGCACGGCGTGGGTGCTCGCGAGCCGCGGCGAGATCGTGCTCGAAGGTCCCAGCACCGTGGCGATACTGCAGCTCGAAATCGGGCCGATCAGCGTCGCGGTGGAAGGCGTTCATCGCCAGCCTGAATTCGTCTGGATGACGCATCGCGAGCCCACATACGGCGCGATTCGCGACGATCGCGCGCGCATCGCGAGTGCGCTCGGTATCGATCCGGCCGACATCCGCGGCGATCTACCGATCCAGATCGTATCGACCGGCGTGCCGTTTCTCTTCGTGCCGATCAAATCGGTCGAGGCGCTCGGGCGATGCGCTCCCAACGGGCCGGCGCTGGCGGCGTTGTTCGATGCGCACGAAGAGAAACTCGCGCTGCATATGTTCGCAATCGGGGATTCGCGCGAGTTTGGTGTGCGCGCGCGGATGTTCGCGCCGCATACAGTCGGAATCGCCGAGGATCCGGCGACCGGCGGCGCGGCGGGTCCATTCGGCGCCTAG
- a CDS encoding class I SAM-dependent methyltransferase has product MSSARSSEPVSPPAVRVREGYDRWAEVYDIDGNPLIALEAPEVQRMLGEVRGLDVADVGAGTGRHSIRLVAAGANVVALDLSEGMISAARAKPGIERVRYVIADCGATLPLRDRSFDRVLTCLLADHVASLDLFFAELRRICRRGGFIVLSTVHPAMHLRGVRARFTDPASGQKIYPVSYEFAISDYVMAARRAGLTFDEICERAFDEAQAAKLPRAAQYAGWPMLLAMRLSPK; this is encoded by the coding sequence ATGAGTTCCGCTCGTTCATCAGAACCTGTCTCGCCGCCCGCGGTGCGGGTGCGCGAGGGTTACGACCGCTGGGCCGAGGTGTATGACATCGATGGCAATCCGCTGATCGCGCTTGAAGCGCCCGAAGTGCAGCGGATGCTCGGCGAAGTGCGCGGCCTCGATGTCGCGGACGTCGGAGCGGGCACGGGGCGGCATTCAATTCGCCTCGTGGCGGCAGGCGCAAACGTCGTTGCGCTCGATCTCTCGGAGGGAATGATCAGCGCGGCGCGCGCCAAGCCGGGGATCGAGCGCGTGCGCTACGTGATCGCCGATTGCGGCGCGACGCTGCCGCTCCGCGACCGCAGTTTCGATCGCGTGCTCACGTGCCTGCTCGCCGATCACGTCGCGTCGCTCGACTTGTTTTTCGCGGAGCTTAGGCGCATATGCCGCCGCGGCGGATTTATCGTGCTGAGCACGGTGCATCCCGCGATGCATCTGCGAGGCGTGCGCGCGCGCTTCACCGATCCGGCGAGCGGGCAGAAAATTTATCCGGTGAGTTACGAGTTCGCGATTTCTGATTACGTGATGGCCGCGAGACGCGCGGGTCTCACCTTCGACGAAATCTGCGAGCGCGCGTTCGATGAAGCACAGGCGGCGAAGCTGCCGCGCGCCGCACAATATGCCGGATGGCCGATGCTGCTCGCGATGCGCCTGTCTCCCAAATAG
- a CDS encoding EVE domain-containing protein, protein MRYFLNLFSPETYEAWKRSARDVSGFRVRQKNAADRISPGDKLVCYVTRLSRWFGLSEVVSGPYLDESPTSYPEADPFMLRFKVRPLVLLEIEKAVPIYEDSVWQVLSFTKNHDKGVSTWTGKIRSSLVQLDDADGKFIEEMLIRQQNDGNLYPVDRDEYQKLFANTVRRADKIVSVSVPSDSELEEPRSTNVEVRESIKVQALIAEIASRMGLKVWIPKSDRSAVEREAPIVMNSIIERLPFSYDEVTLRTIENIDVLWLRGRSIVRAFEVEHTTSVYSGILRMADLLALQPNMDIKLHIVAPASKREKVFQEIRRPVFSLLEHGPLAETCTYLSYESLRELAEQKHLAHLSDTVLDEYAEEAE, encoded by the coding sequence ATGCGATATTTTCTCAACCTTTTCTCACCTGAAACGTATGAGGCCTGGAAGCGGTCGGCACGAGATGTCTCGGGATTTCGGGTTCGTCAAAAGAACGCTGCCGACCGGATTTCACCCGGCGACAAGTTGGTCTGCTACGTAACTAGGCTCTCACGCTGGTTCGGGCTGTCTGAGGTGGTAAGCGGTCCCTACCTGGATGAGTCGCCCACCTCCTATCCAGAAGCCGATCCCTTCATGCTTCGATTCAAGGTGCGCCCGCTCGTCCTCTTAGAAATCGAAAAGGCTGTGCCGATTTACGAGGATTCAGTCTGGCAGGTTCTGTCATTCACAAAGAACCACGACAAGGGAGTCTCTACATGGACCGGTAAAATACGGTCGAGCCTAGTGCAACTGGACGACGCAGACGGCAAGTTCATTGAGGAGATGCTCATCCGCCAGCAGAATGACGGCAACTTGTACCCGGTTGATCGGGACGAATACCAAAAGCTGTTTGCCAACACTGTACGGAGAGCCGATAAGATCGTTTCGGTTTCGGTACCGAGCGATTCGGAGTTAGAGGAGCCGCGATCGACCAATGTTGAAGTCCGCGAATCGATCAAAGTTCAAGCGCTCATCGCTGAAATTGCTTCTCGAATGGGCTTGAAAGTCTGGATACCTAAATCGGATCGAAGTGCGGTCGAGCGAGAAGCGCCCATCGTGATGAACTCGATCATCGAGCGGTTACCCTTTAGCTACGACGAAGTCACTCTCCGCACAATTGAGAATATTGACGTGCTTTGGCTGCGGGGCCGATCGATAGTTCGGGCATTCGAGGTTGAGCATACAACTTCGGTTTATTCTGGAATCCTACGAATGGCCGATCTTCTCGCCTTGCAGCCAAACATGGATATCAAGCTGCACATAGTCGCTCCGGCTTCCAAGCGCGAGAAGGTGTTTCAGGAAATCCGCAGGCCGGTATTTTCCCTTCTAGAACATGGCCCACTCGCGGAAACCTGCACCTATTTGTCTTATGAAAGCCTGCGCGAGCTTGCCGAGCAAAAACATCTGGCTCATCTTTCCGATACCGTGCTCGACGAATACGCTGAAGAAGCCGAATGA
- a CDS encoding acetyl-CoA acetyltransferase, whose translation MTKPAPVYVLGGAQTDFARNWSKEGKHFVAMMREATLAALEATKIEPREIETSHVGNFAAELYAKQGHVGAFFIEIDPAFSGLPTSRHEAACASGSIALIAASAEIEAGRYDLSCVVGVEQMKTVDSTTGGDYLGTAAWYEREAKGIEFPFPKLFGRLGDEYDKRYGLKDEYLAHISAVNYSNAKRNPNAQTRNWFMSESHAQRESKFNTVIGGRIKISDCSQVTDGSVAVFLASEKFASAWAKRNGLKLEEIPRILGWGHHTAPLEFATKVAESKDNAYVLPHTRQAILDAFKRAEISSPLELSGIETHDCFTTSEYMAIDHFGITKPGESWKAIEEGVIELGGKLPINPSGGLIGAGHPVGATGVRQMLDCHRQITHTAGEYQVEGAKKFAMLNIGGSGTTSCVFVVGN comes from the coding sequence ATGACAAAGCCAGCGCCTGTTTATGTATTGGGTGGAGCGCAAACCGACTTCGCCCGCAATTGGTCCAAGGAAGGCAAGCACTTCGTCGCCATGATGCGCGAGGCGACATTGGCCGCGCTCGAAGCTACGAAGATCGAGCCGCGCGAAATCGAGACCTCGCACGTCGGCAATTTCGCGGCCGAGTTGTACGCCAAGCAGGGGCATGTCGGAGCGTTCTTCATCGAGATCGATCCCGCGTTTTCCGGACTGCCGACCAGCCGTCATGAGGCCGCCTGCGCGTCCGGATCGATCGCGCTGATCGCTGCATCCGCCGAAATCGAAGCGGGCCGCTATGACTTGTCGTGCGTGGTTGGCGTCGAGCAAATGAAGACCGTCGATTCGACCACCGGCGGCGATTATCTCGGCACCGCGGCATGGTACGAGCGCGAGGCGAAGGGAATCGAGTTTCCATTTCCGAAACTCTTTGGCCGGCTGGGCGACGAATACGACAAGCGCTACGGCCTGAAGGACGAGTATCTCGCGCACATCTCGGCGGTCAATTATTCGAATGCCAAGCGCAACCCCAACGCGCAGACCCGCAATTGGTTCATGAGCGAGAGCCACGCGCAGCGCGAGAGCAAGTTCAACACCGTCATCGGCGGACGAATCAAGATTAGCGATTGTTCGCAGGTCACCGACGGCTCGGTCGCAGTGTTCCTCGCGTCGGAAAAATTCGCGAGCGCGTGGGCAAAGCGCAACGGGCTTAAGCTCGAGGAGATTCCGCGCATCCTCGGATGGGGCCATCACACTGCGCCGCTCGAATTCGCCACCAAGGTCGCCGAGAGCAAGGACAATGCTTACGTCTTGCCGCATACACGGCAGGCAATTCTCGACGCGTTCAAGCGCGCCGAGATCAGCTCGCCGCTGGAACTGTCGGGGATCGAGACGCACGACTGCTTCACCACCTCCGAGTACATGGCGATCGATCATTTCGGAATCACGAAGCCCGGCGAATCGTGGAAAGCAATCGAGGAAGGCGTGATCGAGCTGGGCGGCAAGCTGCCGATCAATCCGAGCGGCGGGCTAATCGGCGCGGGCCATCCGGTGGGTGCGACCGGCGTGCGCCAGATGCTCGATTGTCATCGCCAGATCACGCATACGGCCGGCGAGTATCAGGTCGAAGGCGCGAAGAAATTCGCGATGCTCAATATCGGCGGCAGCGGCACCACGAGTTGCGTCTTTGTCGTCGGCAACTGA
- a CDS encoding 3-hydroxyacyl-CoA dehydrogenase — protein sequence MADNNKVVIIGANGTMGAGAGCVFAGAGFSVTLLARSNDKCADALADVQNLARADAIAERISLGTYDRDLARAVGEAGLIFESLAEDLPLKKQFFELVDKYRRPDAIVATGSSGLSIGAMAAGRSESFRHHFLGIHLFNPPHVIVGTEVIPSPETDAEVVKNCVAILTKRLGRKVIVTKDRPAFVGNRVGFKVLNEVAQLATEHGVAFMDYLIGPHTGRAMAPLATVDLVGWDVHQAIVDNVFANTNDEARDCFKMPAYMHRALEQGCLGDKTPQRGGFYRRSGAEVFVLDPKTGNHVPMVKPAPIEFVEQMKQFHRVGRYSDALKVFADAKTADADLCRRVVLGYVSYALNRVGEVAATPADVDTIMSYGFNWAPPTAIVDLLGAKNTVAMLERLGLPVPPALGQAASSDAKLFVGGVLQYGRTFVG from the coding sequence TTGGCCGACAACAATAAGGTCGTGATTATCGGCGCTAACGGCACGATGGGCGCCGGCGCAGGATGCGTATTCGCTGGCGCCGGATTCAGCGTCACGTTGCTGGCGCGCTCTAACGACAAGTGCGCCGATGCGCTGGCCGATGTGCAAAATTTAGCCCGCGCCGACGCGATCGCCGAACGGATTTCGCTCGGCACCTACGACCGCGATCTCGCTCGCGCAGTCGGTGAGGCCGGCTTGATCTTCGAATCGCTCGCTGAAGATCTGCCGCTCAAGAAGCAATTCTTCGAACTGGTCGACAAGTATCGCCGCCCGGACGCGATCGTCGCGACGGGTTCCTCGGGACTCTCGATCGGCGCGATGGCGGCCGGCCGCAGCGAATCGTTCCGCCACCATTTTCTCGGTATCCATCTGTTCAATCCGCCGCACGTGATCGTCGGCACCGAAGTGATTCCAAGTCCAGAAACCGACGCCGAGGTGGTGAAGAACTGCGTCGCGATACTCACCAAGCGGCTCGGCCGCAAGGTGATCGTGACGAAGGACCGGCCCGCGTTCGTGGGCAATCGGGTCGGCTTCAAGGTTCTCAACGAAGTCGCGCAATTGGCGACCGAGCATGGCGTCGCATTCATGGATTACCTGATCGGGCCGCATACCGGGCGCGCGATGGCGCCGCTCGCGACGGTCGATCTGGTCGGCTGGGATGTGCATCAGGCGATCGTCGATAACGTGTTCGCCAACACCAACGACGAAGCGCGCGATTGTTTCAAGATGCCCGCGTATATGCATCGCGCGCTCGAGCAGGGATGCCTCGGCGACAAGACTCCCCAGCGCGGCGGCTTCTATCGACGCAGTGGCGCCGAAGTTTTCGTGCTCGATCCAAAGACCGGCAATCACGTCCCGATGGTGAAGCCGGCGCCGATCGAGTTCGTCGAGCAGATGAAGCAGTTTCATCGCGTGGGGCGCTATTCAGACGCGCTCAAAGTGTTCGCCGACGCGAAAACTGCCGACGCCGACCTTTGCCGCCGCGTCGTGCTGGGCTATGTAAGTTACGCGCTGAATCGCGTGGGCGAAGTGGCGGCGACTCCCGCCGACGTGGATACGATCATGTCGTACGGCTTCAATTGGGCGCCGCCGACGGCGATCGTCGATTTGCTCGGCGCGAAGAATACCGTCGCGATGCTCGAGCGGCTCGGCCTGCCGGTGCCGCCAGCACTCGGGCAGGCGGCATCGAGCGACGCTAAACTTTTCGTGGGCGGTGTGCTGCAATATGGCCGCACGTTTGTCGGATAA
- the zwf gene encoding glucose-6-phosphate dehydrogenase has protein sequence MESLTIHRTQPAPTCTVVIFGASGDLAKRKLIPALYNLVHCGQGAMPAKSAVLGFARRELSLDQFHASARDWTNRFSRLKVEEGCWQSFVDGLDYLAGLDQPDGFDKLKAKLESIEKARGILANRVYYLSIPPDAIRDSVARLKQAGLIADPKAKNFTRVVVEKPIGHDLESALAINRALLENLDESQIFRIDHYLGKETVQNLMVLRFANNIFERLWGARNVDHVQITVAEAEGLGTRAMYYDGAGALRDMVQNHILQTLSLLAMEPPVSLNASAIREAKLNVLQALRPIHADTARSHTVRARYSAGVENGKPVVGYMDEQNIPDNSDTETFVALKTYIDNWRWSGVPIYIRTGKRMPKRASSIFVQFKDVPQILFNREAAVPANLLTIRIQPDEGFSFDVMAKQPGLDITLRPVRMNLSYESTFGGGVSPDAYERLLLDVMDGDHTLFPSGHFVEKSWEFVQGILDSWTDASRVPLVEYPAGSWGPQAAEDLIRADGRAWHEP, from the coding sequence ATGGAAAGTCTGACGATTCATCGAACGCAACCCGCGCCGACGTGCACCGTCGTGATTTTCGGCGCGTCGGGCGACCTCGCCAAGCGCAAACTGATCCCGGCGCTCTACAATCTCGTTCATTGCGGGCAGGGTGCGATGCCGGCCAAGAGCGCGGTGCTCGGTTTCGCGCGCCGTGAACTCAGTCTCGACCAGTTCCACGCGAGCGCGCGCGACTGGACGAATCGATTCTCACGGCTGAAGGTTGAAGAAGGATGCTGGCAAAGTTTTGTCGATGGCCTCGACTATCTTGCGGGTCTCGATCAGCCCGACGGCTTCGACAAGCTGAAGGCGAAGCTCGAATCGATCGAAAAGGCCCGCGGGATACTGGCAAATCGCGTTTACTATTTGTCGATCCCGCCCGACGCGATCCGCGATTCGGTCGCGCGGCTCAAGCAGGCCGGCTTGATCGCGGATCCCAAGGCGAAGAATTTCACCCGCGTGGTGGTCGAAAAGCCGATCGGCCACGACCTCGAAAGCGCGCTCGCAATCAATCGCGCGCTGCTTGAGAATCTCGACGAGTCGCAGATTTTCCGCATCGATCATTACCTCGGCAAGGAGACCGTGCAGAACCTGATGGTGCTGCGCTTCGCGAACAATATTTTTGAGCGCCTGTGGGGTGCGCGCAACGTCGATCATGTGCAAATCACTGTGGCGGAGGCAGAAGGCCTCGGCACGCGCGCGATGTACTACGACGGCGCGGGCGCGCTGCGCGACATGGTGCAGAATCACATCCTGCAGACGCTGTCGCTGCTGGCGATGGAGCCGCCGGTCTCGCTCAACGCGAGCGCGATCCGCGAGGCCAAGCTCAACGTGCTGCAGGCGCTGCGCCCGATTCACGCCGACACTGCGCGGTCGCATACGGTGCGCGCGCGTTACAGCGCCGGCGTCGAGAACGGCAAGCCGGTCGTCGGCTACATGGACGAGCAGAACATCCCCGACAATTCGGACACTGAGACTTTCGTCGCGCTCAAAACTTATATCGACAACTGGCGATGGTCCGGCGTGCCGATCTACATCAGGACCGGCAAGCGGATGCCGAAGCGGGCCAGTTCGATTTTCGTGCAGTTCAAGGACGTGCCGCAGATTCTCTTCAATCGCGAAGCCGCGGTGCCCGCCAACCTGCTGACGATTCGCATCCAGCCCGACGAAGGATTTTCGTTCGACGTGATGGCGAAGCAGCCGGGGCTCGATATCACGCTGCGCCCCGTGCGGATGAATCTCAGCTACGAAAGCACTTTTGGCGGCGGCGTATCGCCCGACGCATACGAGCGGCTGCTGCTCGACGTGATGGACGGCGACCATACGCTCTTTCCGAGCGGGCACTTCGTCGAGAAATCGTGGGAGTTCGTGCAAGGCATCCTGGATTCGTGGACGGATGCGTCGCGAGTGCCGCTCGTCGAGTATCCGGCCGGTAGCTGGGGACCGCAGGCGGCCGAGGATCTGATTCGTGCCGACGGCCGCGCATGGCACGAGCCTTAG
- a CDS encoding VanZ family protein gives MSSTSFGTAADPPQRGWLATWFPVLAWGIVISMLSTSAFSSDKTAAIIDPILQWLMPDISGPAMSVCHLLVRKSAHFTEYGVLFFLLVRGPMARRPYVALALCLFYAMADEGHQLLVPGRGASLYDVALDSSGALFGNFLTLAIAEFA, from the coding sequence GTGAGCTCGACCAGCTTCGGCACCGCGGCCGATCCGCCGCAGCGCGGATGGCTCGCGACCTGGTTCCCGGTGCTGGCGTGGGGAATCGTCATCTCGATGCTGTCCACCTCGGCGTTTTCGTCCGATAAAACCGCCGCCATCATCGATCCGATCCTGCAATGGCTGATGCCCGATATCAGCGGTCCTGCGATGTCGGTTTGTCATCTGCTCGTGCGTAAATCCGCGCACTTCACCGAATACGGAGTGCTCTTTTTTCTGCTGGTGCGCGGTCCGATGGCGCGGCGGCCGTATGTCGCGCTGGCGCTCTGCCTCTTCTACGCGATGGCCGACGAGGGGCATCAATTGCTCGTGCCCGGCCGCGGCGCGTCGCTCTACGACGTCGCGCTCGATTCGAGCGGTGCGCTGTTCGGCAACTTCCTGACGCTGGCGATAGCGGAATTCGCGTAA
- a CDS encoding glutathione S-transferase family protein: MAAKLYQFLGSPFCAKVRKLLEFKGVDFEVVEVDYLERKELLIASGQMTVPAVTFASGETIVDSARIAMRLEEMHPEPTIFPPGWRGLHLALADYIDNRLEESVYPAALADELKYYGSQGADRAALWRLIRERKYGAGFVERTIADETANWNRACAALAPFEEQLASRPFLTGRIGLADFSLYGQLYYFAFTGELKIPAELKNLIGFFGRVERISSRLDPAA; this comes from the coding sequence ATGGCGGCGAAGCTGTATCAATTTCTCGGCAGTCCGTTCTGCGCCAAGGTTCGCAAGCTGCTCGAGTTCAAGGGCGTCGATTTCGAGGTGGTGGAAGTTGATTATCTCGAGCGCAAGGAACTGCTGATCGCGTCGGGACAGATGACGGTGCCGGCGGTGACGTTCGCGAGCGGCGAAACGATAGTCGATTCGGCGCGGATCGCGATGCGGCTCGAGGAGATGCATCCGGAGCCGACGATTTTTCCGCCCGGATGGCGCGGACTGCATCTCGCGCTCGCGGATTATATCGATAATCGCCTCGAAGAGTCGGTGTATCCGGCGGCCCTCGCCGACGAACTTAAATACTACGGCAGCCAGGGCGCCGATCGCGCCGCACTTTGGCGCCTGATTCGCGAGCGCAAGTACGGCGCGGGCTTTGTCGAGCGCACGATCGCGGATGAAACCGCGAACTGGAATCGCGCGTGCGCGGCGCTGGCGCCGTTCGAGGAGCAACTCGCGTCGCGGCCGTTCCTGACCGGCAGAATCGGGCTCGCCGACTTCTCGCTATACGGCCAGCTTTATTATTTTGCGTTTACCGGCGAGCTCAAGATTCCCGCCGAGCTGAAGAATCTGATCGGGTTCTTCGGCCGCGTCGAGCGGATCAGCTCGCGCCTCGACCCCGCCGCGTAA